In Pseudomonas sp. GCEP-101, one DNA window encodes the following:
- a CDS encoding GntR family transcriptional regulator, with protein MTFKAPDSLAEQIAHHLAERIIRGELKERERIQEQKVTQTLNVSRGSVREALLILERRHLVVILPRRGAQVSELSAAHVESLYSLVMELYIMLASAVARTWREEADLAPFMAIQQRLLDNLERGDINAFVESSFDIMRAAFPFAANPYLQETVENLLPAISRTYHLALERRKGEMSQFIGSFESLLRAVVTRDEAGIRAVLLDYGRHNSQLVLAALAER; from the coding sequence ATGACGTTCAAGGCCCCGGACAGCCTGGCTGAGCAGATCGCGCACCACCTTGCCGAACGCATCATCCGGGGCGAACTCAAGGAGCGCGAGCGCATCCAGGAACAGAAGGTCACCCAGACCCTCAACGTCAGCCGCGGCTCGGTCCGCGAAGCGCTGCTGATCCTCGAACGCCGTCACCTGGTCGTCATCCTGCCGCGCCGGGGCGCGCAGGTGTCCGAACTGTCCGCCGCCCATGTCGAAAGCCTCTACTCGCTGGTGATGGAGCTGTACATCATGCTCGCCAGCGCCGTGGCGCGGACCTGGCGCGAAGAGGCTGACCTGGCGCCCTTCATGGCGATCCAGCAGCGCCTGCTGGACAACCTCGAACGCGGCGACATCAACGCGTTCGTCGAATCCAGCTTCGACATCATGCGCGCCGCCTTCCCGTTCGCCGCCAACCCCTACCTGCAGGAAACCGTGGAAAATCTCCTGCCGGCGATCAGTCGCACCTATCATCTGGCCCTGGAGCGTCGCAAAGGCGAGATGAGCCAGTTCATCGGCAGCTTCGAAAGCCTGTTGCGCGCGGTGGTGACCCGGGACGAGGCGGGCATCCGCGCGGTCCTGCTCGACTACGGTCGGCACAACAGCCAACTGGTCCTGGCCGCGCTGGCTGAACGATAA
- a CDS encoding alkane 1-monooxygenase, whose amino-acid sequence MFALFLSPAWMLRLKKAGYWIWLVPVFGIPVSYWWSYGSDHPNAWAWLVISVVFGVIPLLDFVVGRDPANPDEVTEVAPMEREGYYRFLSLLTVPLLLGMLVYGGWVLATYDAWNWVGQLGWILSVGTVMGAIGITVSHELIHKDPQLEQNAGGLLLAAVCYAGFKVEHVRGHHVHVSTPEDASSSRYGQSLYAFLPHAYKHNFLNAWKLESERLKRKGLPALHWRNELIWWYAISALFLVGFTVAFGWIGALYFIGQSVMAFTLLEIVNYVEHYGLHRRRLDTGRYERTTHEHSWNSNFLLTNLFLFHLQRHSDHHANARRRYQVLRHFDESPQLPNGYAGMIVLALFPPLWRAVMDRRVRAYYAGEEYQLSATQRA is encoded by the coding sequence ATGTTCGCCTTGTTCCTTTCCCCTGCCTGGATGTTGCGTCTCAAGAAAGCCGGCTACTGGATCTGGCTGGTTCCCGTCTTTGGCATTCCGGTCAGCTACTGGTGGTCCTACGGCAGCGACCATCCCAACGCCTGGGCCTGGCTGGTGATCAGCGTGGTGTTCGGCGTCATCCCGCTGCTGGACTTCGTGGTCGGCCGCGACCCCGCCAACCCGGACGAGGTGACGGAAGTGGCGCCCATGGAGCGCGAAGGCTACTACCGCTTCCTCAGCCTGCTGACCGTGCCGCTGCTGCTGGGCATGCTGGTCTACGGCGGCTGGGTGCTGGCCACCTATGACGCCTGGAACTGGGTCGGCCAGCTGGGCTGGATCCTCTCGGTCGGCACGGTGATGGGCGCCATCGGCATCACCGTCTCCCACGAGCTGATCCACAAGGACCCGCAACTGGAGCAGAACGCCGGCGGCCTGCTGCTGGCGGCGGTGTGCTACGCGGGCTTCAAGGTCGAGCACGTGCGCGGCCACCATGTGCATGTGTCCACGCCCGAAGACGCCTCCTCCTCGCGCTACGGCCAGAGCCTGTACGCCTTCCTGCCCCACGCCTACAAGCACAACTTCCTCAATGCCTGGAAGCTGGAGAGCGAGCGCCTCAAGCGCAAGGGCCTGCCGGCGCTGCACTGGCGCAACGAGCTGATCTGGTGGTATGCGATCAGCGCGCTGTTCCTGGTCGGTTTCACGGTTGCCTTCGGCTGGATCGGCGCGCTGTATTTCATCGGCCAGTCGGTGATGGCCTTCACCCTGCTGGAGATCGTCAACTACGTCGAGCATTACGGCCTGCACCGCCGCCGCCTGGACACCGGGCGCTACGAGCGGACCACCCACGAGCATTCCTGGAACAGCAACTTCCTGCTGACCAACCTGTTCCTGTTCCACCTGCAGCGCCATTCCGACCACCACGCCAACGCCAGGCGCCGCTACCAGGTGCTGCGCCACTTCGACGAGAGCCCGCAGCTGCCCAACGGCTATGCCGGGATGATCGTCCTCGCGCTGTTCCCGCCGCTCTGGCGCGCGGTGATGGACCGCCGGGTGCGCGCCTACTATGCCGGCGAGGAGTACCAGCTGAGCGCCACCCAGCGGGCCTGA
- the xdhA gene encoding xanthine dehydrogenase small subunit, with the protein MIRFLLNRELRVEDRLDPNLTVLNYLRQHLGKTGTKEGCASGDCGACTVVVGELVGEEGAERIRYRTLNACLTFVSSLHGKQLISVDDLKHRGELHGVQQAMVDCHGSQCGFCTPGFVMSLFALQKNSAGETAAARKAEAHEALAGNLCRCTGYRPILDAAEQSCCQKQPDQFDIAQPEIIAQLKAIAPRETAELNSGDKRCLLPLTIADLADLYTANPQARLLAGGTDLALEVTQFHRELPVMIYVGHVEAMKRVEVFDDRIEIGAATPLTDCYETLARDYPDFGELLHRFASLQIRNQGTLGGNIGNASPIGDSPPLLIALGARLVLRKGNERRELPIDEYFIDYKVTARQEGEFIEQVIIPRPQANQAFRAYKVSKRLDDDISAVCAAFSLTVDNCKITAVRTGFGGMAAIPKRAKACEAALLGQTFNSATFERAALALSEDFAPLTDFRASKEYRLLTAQNLLRKCFLELEAPQAVTRVTHYA; encoded by the coding sequence TTGATCAGGTTCCTGCTCAATCGCGAGCTGCGTGTCGAAGACCGCCTCGATCCCAATCTCACCGTGCTCAATTACCTGCGCCAGCACCTGGGCAAGACCGGCACCAAGGAGGGTTGCGCCTCCGGTGACTGCGGCGCCTGCACGGTGGTCGTCGGTGAACTGGTCGGCGAAGAAGGCGCCGAGCGCATCCGCTACCGCACCCTCAACGCCTGCCTGACCTTCGTCTCCTCGCTGCACGGCAAGCAGCTGATCAGCGTCGATGACCTGAAGCACCGCGGCGAACTCCACGGCGTGCAGCAGGCCATGGTCGACTGCCACGGCTCGCAGTGCGGTTTCTGCACGCCCGGCTTCGTCATGTCGCTGTTCGCCCTGCAGAAGAACAGCGCAGGCGAAACCGCCGCAGCGCGCAAGGCCGAGGCCCATGAAGCGCTGGCCGGCAATCTGTGCCGCTGCACCGGCTACCGCCCGATCCTCGACGCCGCCGAGCAATCCTGCTGCCAGAAGCAGCCGGACCAGTTCGACATCGCCCAGCCCGAGATCATCGCCCAGCTCAAGGCCATCGCCCCGCGCGAAACCGCCGAGCTCAACAGTGGCGACAAGCGCTGCCTGCTGCCGCTGACCATCGCCGACCTGGCGGACCTCTACACCGCCAACCCGCAGGCGCGCCTGCTGGCCGGCGGTACCGACCTTGCGCTGGAAGTCACCCAGTTCCACCGCGAGCTGCCGGTGATGATCTACGTCGGCCACGTCGAGGCCATGAAGCGCGTCGAGGTCTTCGACGACCGCATCGAGATCGGCGCGGCCACGCCGCTGACCGACTGCTACGAAACCCTGGCCCGCGACTACCCGGACTTCGGCGAACTGCTGCACCGCTTCGCCTCACTGCAGATCCGCAACCAGGGCACCCTGGGCGGCAACATCGGCAACGCCTCCCCCATCGGCGACTCGCCGCCGCTGCTGATCGCCCTCGGCGCGCGCCTGGTGCTGCGCAAGGGCAACGAGCGCCGCGAACTGCCCATCGACGAGTACTTCATCGACTACAAGGTCACCGCGCGCCAGGAAGGCGAATTCATCGAGCAGGTCATCATCCCGCGCCCGCAGGCCAACCAGGCGTTCCGCGCCTACAAGGTCTCCAAGCGCCTGGACGACGACATCTCCGCCGTCTGCGCCGCCTTCAGCCTGACGGTCGACAACTGCAAAATCACCGCCGTGCGCACCGGCTTCGGCGGCATGGCCGCCATCCCGAAACGCGCCAAGGCCTGCGAAGCCGCGCTGCTGGGCCAGACCTTCAACAGCGCCACCTTCGAACGCGCCGCACTGGCACTGAGCGAGGACTTCGCCCCGCTCACCGACTTCCGTGCGAGCAAGGAATACCGCCTGCTCACCGCGCAGAACCTGCTGCGCAAGTGCTTCCTGGAACTGGAAGCCCCTCAGGCCGTGACCCGGGTGACCCACTATGCATAA
- the xdhB gene encoding xanthine dehydrogenase molybdopterin binding subunit — translation MHKPQKSQEELAALFRADLTTGVGRSVKHESAPKHVSGEAIYIDDRLEFPNQLHVYARMSDRAHARITRLDVSPCYQFPGVAIAITKGDVPGQLDIGPVVAGDPLLADGKVEYVGQMVIAVAADSLETARKAAMAAIIEYEDLEPVLDVVEALRKKHFVLDSHQHKIGDSQGMLATAPNRIQGTLHIGGQEHFYLETQISSVMPTEDGGVIVYTSTQNPTEVQKLVAEVLGISFNKVVIDMRRMGGGFGGKETQAAAPACLCAVIARLTGRPAKMRLPRVEDMQMTGKRHPFYVEYDVGFDDDGLLHGIHIDLAGNCGYSPDLSGSIVDRAMFHSDNAYFLGNATVNGHRCKTNTASNTAYRGFGGPQGMVAIEEIMDAVARHLGKDPLEVRKRNYYGKDERNVTHYYQQVEHNLLQEMTEELEASAEYAKRRAEIRAFNASSPVLKKGLALTPVKFGISFTATFLNQAGALIHIYTDGSIHLNHGGTEMGQGLNTKVAQVVAEVFQVDIDRVQITATNTDKVPNTSPTAASSGADLNGKAAQNAAETLKQRLVEFAARHWKVTEEDVEFRNNQVRVRDLIVPFEELVQQAYFGQVSLSSTGFYRTPKIYYDRSQARGRPFYYFAYGVSCSEVIVDTLTGEYRMLRSDILHDVGASLNPAIDIGQVEGGFVQGMGWLTMEELVWNAKGKLMTNGPASYKIPAIADMPLDLRVKLVENRKNPEQTVFHSKAVGEPPFMLGISVFCAIKDAVASLADYRAQPQIDAPATPERVLWGVEQMRKLKAAQAEKAPAQVEPA, via the coding sequence ATGCATAAGCCCCAGAAAAGCCAGGAAGAACTCGCCGCCCTGTTCCGCGCCGACCTCACCACCGGCGTCGGCCGCAGCGTCAAGCACGAGAGCGCGCCCAAGCACGTCAGCGGCGAGGCGATCTACATCGATGACCGCCTGGAGTTCCCCAACCAGCTGCACGTCTACGCCCGCATGAGCGACCGCGCCCACGCGCGCATCACCCGGCTGGACGTCAGCCCCTGCTACCAGTTCCCCGGCGTCGCCATCGCCATCACCAAGGGTGACGTCCCCGGCCAGCTGGACATCGGCCCGGTGGTCGCCGGCGACCCGCTGCTGGCCGATGGCAAGGTCGAGTACGTCGGCCAGATGGTCATCGCGGTGGCCGCCGACAGCCTGGAAACCGCGCGCAAGGCCGCCATGGCCGCGATCATCGAGTACGAGGACCTGGAGCCGGTGCTCGACGTGGTCGAGGCGCTGCGCAAGAAGCATTTCGTGCTCGACAGCCACCAGCACAAGATCGGCGACTCGCAAGGCATGCTCGCGACCGCGCCGAACCGTATCCAGGGCACGCTGCACATCGGCGGCCAGGAGCACTTCTACCTGGAGACGCAGATCTCCTCGGTGATGCCCACCGAAGACGGCGGCGTGATCGTCTACACCTCGACGCAGAACCCCACCGAGGTGCAGAAGCTCGTCGCCGAAGTGCTGGGCATCTCCTTCAACAAGGTGGTCATCGACATGCGCCGCATGGGCGGCGGTTTCGGCGGCAAGGAAACCCAGGCGGCCGCGCCGGCCTGCCTGTGCGCGGTGATCGCGCGCCTTACCGGCCGGCCGGCGAAGATGCGCCTGCCGCGCGTCGAAGACATGCAGATGACCGGCAAACGCCATCCCTTCTACGTCGAATACGACGTGGGCTTCGACGACGACGGCCTGCTGCACGGCATCCACATCGACCTGGCCGGCAACTGCGGCTACTCGCCGGACCTCTCCGGCTCCATCGTCGACCGAGCGATGTTCCACTCCGACAACGCCTACTTCCTCGGCAACGCCACGGTGAACGGTCACCGCTGCAAGACCAACACCGCCTCGAACACCGCCTACCGCGGCTTCGGCGGCCCGCAGGGCATGGTCGCCATCGAGGAGATCATGGACGCGGTCGCGCGCCACCTGGGCAAGGACCCGCTGGAGGTGCGCAAGCGCAACTACTACGGCAAGGACGAGCGCAACGTCACCCACTACTACCAGCAGGTGGAGCACAACCTGCTGCAGGAGATGACCGAGGAACTGGAAGCCAGCGCCGAATACGCCAAGCGCCGCGCCGAGATCCGCGCGTTCAACGCCAGCAGCCCGGTGCTGAAGAAAGGCCTGGCGCTGACCCCGGTGAAATTCGGCATCAGCTTCACCGCCACCTTCTTGAACCAGGCCGGCGCGCTGATTCACATCTACACCGACGGCAGCATCCACCTGAACCACGGCGGCACCGAGATGGGCCAGGGCCTGAACACCAAGGTCGCACAGGTGGTGGCCGAGGTCTTCCAGGTCGACATCGACCGCGTGCAGATCACCGCGACCAACACCGACAAGGTGCCCAACACCTCGCCGACTGCCGCCTCGAGTGGCGCCGACCTGAACGGCAAGGCCGCGCAGAACGCCGCCGAAACCCTCAAGCAGCGTCTGGTGGAATTCGCTGCCAGGCACTGGAAGGTGACCGAGGAAGACGTCGAGTTCCGCAACAACCAGGTGCGCGTGCGCGATCTGATCGTGCCCTTCGAGGAACTGGTGCAGCAGGCCTATTTCGGCCAGGTGTCGCTCTCCTCCACCGGCTTCTACCGCACGCCGAAGATCTACTACGACCGCAGCCAGGCCCGCGGCCGGCCGTTCTACTACTTCGCCTATGGCGTGTCCTGCTCGGAAGTGATCGTCGACACCCTCACCGGCGAGTACAGGATGCTGCGCAGCGACATCCTCCACGACGTCGGCGCCTCGCTGAACCCGGCCATCGACATCGGCCAGGTGGAAGGCGGCTTCGTCCAGGGCATGGGCTGGCTGACCATGGAAGAGCTGGTCTGGAACGCCAAGGGCAAGCTGATGACCAACGGCCCGGCAAGCTACAAGATCCCGGCCATCGCCGACATGCCCCTCGACCTGCGGGTGAAGCTGGTGGAGAACCGCAAGAACCCGGAGCAGACGGTGTTCCACTCCAAGGCCGTCGGCGAGCCGCCGTTCATGCTGGGCATCTCGGTGTTCTGCGCGATCAAGGACGCCGTGGCGAGCCTGGCCGACTACCGCGCCCAGCCGCAGATCGACGCCCCGGCCACCCCGGAGCGCGTACTCTGGGGCGTGGAGCAGATGCGCAAGCTGAAGGCCGCCCAGGCAGAGAAGGCACCGGCTCAGGTCGAGCCGGCGTGA
- the xdhC gene encoding xanthine dehydrogenase accessory protein XdhC, protein MNWISALADLQQRAEASVLVTIIEERGSTPRNAGSKMVISADKTYDTIGGGHLEFKAMAIAREMLQNREREPKLERFSLGASLGQCCGGATVLLFEPMGQPQAHIAVFGAGHVGRALVPLLASLPCKVRWIDSREAEFPGYIPEGVTRVINEDVIDEIDEMPAGSYFIVMTHNHALDLELTAKILARNDFAYFGLIGSDTKRAKFEHRLRDRGFAADTVQRMRCPMGISEVKGKLPVEIAVSIAGEVIATYNATFGQQASQGENTVARLLPTSRRARTADGGT, encoded by the coding sequence ATGAACTGGATCAGTGCCCTCGCCGACCTGCAACAGCGCGCCGAAGCCAGCGTGCTGGTGACCATCATCGAAGAACGCGGCTCGACCCCGCGCAATGCCGGCTCGAAGATGGTGATCAGCGCGGACAAGACGTACGACACCATCGGCGGCGGCCACCTCGAATTCAAGGCCATGGCCATCGCCCGCGAGATGCTGCAGAACCGTGAGCGCGAACCCAAGCTGGAGCGCTTCAGCCTCGGCGCCAGCCTGGGCCAGTGCTGCGGTGGCGCCACCGTGCTGCTGTTCGAGCCCATGGGCCAGCCCCAGGCGCACATCGCCGTGTTCGGCGCCGGCCACGTCGGCCGCGCCCTGGTGCCGCTGCTCGCCAGCCTGCCGTGCAAGGTGCGCTGGATCGACTCGCGGGAAGCCGAATTCCCCGGCTACATCCCCGAGGGCGTGACCCGCGTGATCAACGAGGACGTCATCGACGAGATCGACGAGATGCCCGCCGGCAGCTACTTCATCGTCATGACCCACAACCACGCGCTGGACCTGGAGCTGACCGCGAAAATCCTGGCGCGCAACGACTTCGCCTACTTCGGCCTGATCGGCTCGGACACCAAGCGCGCCAAGTTCGAACACCGCCTGCGCGACCGTGGCTTCGCCGCCGACACCGTGCAGCGCATGCGCTGCCCCATGGGCATCAGCGAGGTGAAGGGCAAGCTGCCGGTGGAGATCGCCGTGTCCATCGCCGGCGAGGTGATCGCCACCTACAACGCCACCTTCGGTCAGCAGGCCAGCCAGGGCGAGAACACCGTGGCCAGACTGTTACCCACGAGCCGCCGCGCACGCACGGCCGATGGCGGCACCTGA
- the guaD gene encoding guanine deaminase, translating into MSTQAKAYRASILHSVADPAEVGVEKSYQYFEDGILLVEDGKVARLGHAADLLPHLGGVDVVEYRDALITPGFIDTHIHYPQTGMIASYGEQLLDWLNTYTFPTEKQFADPAHAADVAGIFLKELLRAGTTTALVFGTVHPQSVDALFGAAQKLDLRLIAGKVMMDRNAPDYLTDTAESSYADSKALIERWHGKGRLLYAVTPRFAPTSTPEQLDAAGRLLKEHPGVYLHTHLSENLKEIEWVKELFPERKGYLDVYDHHGLLGPRSVFAHGVHLCDGECQRLAETGSAVAFCPTSNLFLGSGLFDLAKLEKHKVKVGLGTDVGAGTSFSQLQSLNEAYKVMQLQGIKLDPFKSLYLATLGGARALELEDKVGSFAQGNEADFVVLDYKATPLLDYRLQQAKTLEEKLFALVILGDDRTVKETFAHGRNVHRRG; encoded by the coding sequence ATGAGCACTCAAGCCAAAGCCTACCGCGCCAGCATCCTGCACAGCGTCGCCGACCCCGCCGAAGTCGGCGTGGAGAAGTCCTACCAGTACTTCGAGGACGGCATCCTGCTGGTGGAAGACGGCAAGGTCGCCCGCCTCGGCCACGCTGCCGACCTGCTGCCGCACCTGGGCGGCGTGGACGTGGTGGAGTACCGCGATGCGCTGATCACCCCCGGCTTCATCGACACCCACATCCACTACCCGCAGACCGGCATGATCGCCTCCTACGGCGAGCAGCTGCTGGACTGGCTGAACACCTACACCTTCCCCACCGAGAAGCAGTTCGCTGACCCGGCCCACGCCGCCGACGTCGCCGGCATCTTCCTCAAGGAACTGCTGCGCGCCGGCACCACCACCGCCCTGGTGTTCGGCACCGTGCACCCGCAGTCGGTGGACGCGCTGTTCGGCGCCGCGCAGAAGCTCGACCTGCGCCTGATCGCCGGCAAGGTGATGATGGACCGCAACGCGCCGGACTACCTGACCGACACCGCCGAAAGCAGCTACGCGGACAGCAAGGCGCTGATCGAGCGCTGGCACGGCAAGGGCCGCCTGCTCTACGCGGTGACGCCGCGCTTCGCTCCGACAAGCACCCCGGAACAGCTGGACGCTGCCGGCCGCCTGCTCAAGGAGCACCCGGGCGTGTACCTGCACACGCACCTGTCGGAAAACCTCAAGGAAATCGAGTGGGTCAAGGAGCTGTTCCCGGAGCGCAAGGGCTACCTGGACGTCTACGACCACCACGGCCTGCTCGGCCCGCGCTCGGTGTTCGCCCACGGCGTGCACCTGTGCGACGGCGAGTGCCAGCGCCTGGCGGAGACCGGCTCGGCAGTGGCCTTCTGCCCGACCTCCAACCTGTTCCTGGGCAGCGGCCTGTTCGACCTGGCCAAGCTGGAAAAGCACAAGGTCAAGGTCGGCCTGGGCACCGACGTCGGCGCCGGCACCAGCTTCTCCCAGCTGCAGTCGCTGAACGAGGCCTACAAGGTGATGCAGCTGCAGGGCATCAAGCTCGACCCGTTCAAGTCGCTGTACCTGGCCACCCTCGGCGGCGCCCGCGCGCTGGAGCTGGAGGACAAGGTCGGCAGCTTCGCCCAGGGCAACGAAGCCGACTTCGTGGTCCTCGACTACAAGGCCACCCCGCTGCTGGACTACCGCCTGCAGCAGGCGAAGACACTGGAGGAGAAACTCTTCGCACTGGTCATCCTCGGCGACGACCGCACCGTGAAGGAAACCTTCGCGCACGGCCGCAACGTGCATCGCCGCGGCTGA
- a CDS encoding universal stress protein, giving the protein MFKRILLAIDGAAQSPRIIVTARELARCNGAQVHVVCAVDRAFAMPRQDALEYPPAEQEQHEAQGLVDGAVAQLQPCQASGAVVAGDPARAILREAERLECDLIVIGHRHLGRIERLLDPSVGQRVIERAPCPVLVEVRE; this is encoded by the coding sequence ATGTTCAAACGGATCCTGCTGGCCATCGACGGCGCGGCGCAGTCGCCCCGCATCATCGTGACCGCCCGCGAGCTGGCACGTTGCAATGGGGCGCAGGTGCACGTGGTCTGCGCCGTGGACCGTGCTTTCGCCATGCCGCGCCAGGATGCGCTGGAGTACCCGCCGGCGGAGCAGGAGCAGCACGAGGCGCAGGGCCTGGTGGATGGCGCCGTGGCGCAGTTGCAGCCCTGCCAGGCGTCGGGCGCGGTGGTGGCGGGCGATCCGGCGCGGGCCATTCTGCGTGAGGCGGAGCGGTTGGAGTGCGACCTGATCGTGATCGGCCATCGGCACCTGGGGCGCATCGAGCGGTTGCTGGACCCGTCGGTGGGGCAGCGGGTGATCGAGCGCGCGCCGTGCCCGGTGCTGGTGGAGGTGCGGGAGTAG
- a CDS encoding LysR family transcriptional regulator yields MALPDLNLLVALNILLEEGSVVGAARRMHLSAPAMSRTLSRIREAVGDPIMVRAGRNLVPTPRALQLREEVSDLVEHATRLFNAKENLRMDQLERCFVLRSNNVLVGGFASRMLAVMKDEAPRCSLRIAPEADFDDEALRQNRIDLYIGGASTLEPEIRTQTLFTTNFVGLARRDHPIFDDEITAQRFASFPQISVSRRGKSRGPIDEELANLGLQREIRLTAPTFHSSIFALLESDLVLPIPEHSLWRLDRLGFALRQFDIPLPLKSVVIIQAWHPRFDNDPAHSWLRQTVKRVCIELRETSGLLS; encoded by the coding sequence ATGGCCCTGCCCGATCTCAACCTGCTGGTCGCCCTCAATATCCTGCTGGAAGAAGGCAGCGTGGTCGGCGCCGCCCGCCGCATGCACCTCAGCGCGCCAGCGATGAGCCGCACCCTGTCGCGCATCCGCGAGGCGGTGGGCGACCCGATCATGGTTCGCGCCGGGCGCAACCTGGTGCCCACGCCCCGCGCGCTGCAACTGCGCGAGGAAGTCAGCGACCTGGTGGAGCACGCCACGCGCCTGTTCAACGCCAAGGAAAACCTGCGCATGGACCAGCTCGAACGCTGTTTCGTGCTGCGCTCCAACAACGTGCTGGTCGGCGGCTTCGCGTCGCGCATGCTCGCGGTGATGAAGGACGAGGCGCCACGCTGCAGCCTGCGCATCGCCCCGGAGGCGGACTTCGACGACGAAGCCCTGCGGCAGAACCGCATCGACCTGTACATCGGCGGCGCTTCGACGCTGGAGCCGGAGATCCGCACGCAGACGCTGTTCACCACCAACTTCGTCGGCCTGGCGCGGCGCGACCACCCCATCTTCGACGACGAGATCACCGCCCAGCGCTTTGCCTCCTTCCCGCAGATCAGCGTGTCGCGGCGCGGGAAATCCCGCGGGCCGATCGACGAAGAGCTGGCCAACCTGGGTCTGCAACGGGAGATCCGCCTCACCGCACCGACCTTCCACTCCTCGATCTTCGCCCTGCTGGAATCCGACCTGGTGTTGCCGATCCCCGAGCATTCGCTGTGGCGCCTCGACCGCCTGGGCTTCGCCCTGCGCCAGTTCGATATTCCGCTGCCGCTCAAATCGGTGGTGATCATCCAGGCCTGGCACCCGCGCTTCGACAATGACCCGGCGCACAGCTGGCTGCGGCAGACGGTGAAACGCGTCTGCATCGAGCTGCGCGAGACGTCCGGCTTGCTGAGTTGA
- a CDS encoding MFS transporter has translation MTALAPLSATQPPAAKPAAPAAQPFGLRIVVGMLGVLLASLSAGLNEKVTDLAMTDVRGALSIGHDEGTWLLALYSAAQVAAMAFAPWFSVTVSLRRFTLGAIACFALLALLCPFAPNVETLYLLRLLQGFAGGCMPPMLMTVALRFLPPGIKLYGLGAYALTATFAPNLGMPLAALWTEFVGWQWVFWQVIPLCAVALAAVAWGIPQDPLRLERLKQFDYPGLALGLPGILMLVIGLLQGERLDWFESDLITVLVLGGAGLLVGFFINEWTHPLPFYRLDILKRRNFTHALITLAGVLVVLGACAGVPASYLASAHGYRPLQSAPMALLVALPQLVSLPLVAALCNIPRVDCRWVLAIGISLCGLSAFGMSQLTSEWTRENFYWLLALQIVGQPMAIVPLLMSATSVVAPIEGPFASAWFNSVRGFSAVLGSAVVSILMTWRQHYHSNRLVDHLGNAPQALGLRLEQLGGAENVGRLAGQVRGQAGVLAAADTLLAMSWLAAALLVLIPLMPLRVYPPRPVIPHQ, from the coding sequence ATGACCGCGCTCGCCCCGCTTTCCGCCACCCAACCACCAGCGGCCAAACCCGCAGCCCCCGCAGCGCAGCCCTTCGGCCTGCGCATCGTGGTCGGCATGCTCGGCGTGCTGCTGGCCTCCCTGAGCGCCGGCCTCAACGAAAAGGTCACGGACCTGGCCATGACCGACGTGCGCGGCGCCTTGTCCATCGGCCACGACGAGGGCACCTGGCTGCTCGCCCTGTATTCGGCGGCGCAGGTAGCGGCCATGGCGTTCGCGCCGTGGTTCTCGGTCACCGTCTCGCTGCGCCGCTTCACCCTCGGCGCCATCGCCTGCTTCGCCCTGCTCGCGCTGCTCTGCCCCTTCGCCCCGAACGTCGAGACGCTGTACCTGCTGCGCCTGTTGCAGGGCTTCGCCGGCGGCTGCATGCCACCGATGCTGATGACCGTGGCGCTGCGCTTCCTGCCGCCGGGCATCAAGCTCTACGGCCTGGGCGCCTACGCGCTGACCGCCACCTTCGCCCCCAACCTGGGCATGCCGCTGGCGGCGCTGTGGACCGAGTTCGTCGGCTGGCAGTGGGTGTTCTGGCAGGTCATCCCGCTCTGCGCGGTGGCACTGGCCGCCGTCGCCTGGGGCATCCCGCAGGACCCGCTGCGCCTGGAACGCCTGAAGCAGTTCGATTACCCGGGCCTCGCCCTCGGCCTGCCGGGCATCCTGATGCTGGTGATCGGCCTGCTGCAGGGTGAGCGCCTGGACTGGTTCGAGTCCGACCTGATCACCGTGCTGGTGCTCGGCGGCGCCGGTCTGCTGGTGGGCTTCTTCATCAACGAATGGACGCACCCGCTGCCCTTCTACCGCCTGGACATCCTCAAGCGGCGCAACTTCACCCACGCGCTGATCACCCTGGCCGGCGTGCTGGTGGTGCTCGGCGCCTGCGCGGGCGTGCCGGCGTCCTACCTGGCCTCGGCCCACGGCTATCGCCCGTTGCAGTCGGCGCCGATGGCGCTGCTGGTGGCGCTGCCTCAGCTGGTCTCGCTGCCGCTGGTGGCCGCGCTGTGCAACATCCCGCGGGTGGATTGCCGCTGGGTGCTGGCCATCGGCATCAGCCTGTGCGGCCTGTCGGCGTTCGGCATGAGCCAGCTGACCAGCGAGTGGACGCGGGAGAACTTCTATTGGCTGCTGGCGCTGCAGATCGTCGGGCAGCCGATGGCCATCGTGCCGCTGCTGATGTCGGCCACCAGCGTGGTCGCGCCCATCGAAGGGCCGTTCGCCTCGGCCTGGTTCAACAGCGTGCGCGGCTTCTCGGCGGTGCTCGGCAGCGCGGTGGTGTCGATCCTGATGACCTGGCGCCAGCACTACCACTCCAACCGCCTGGTCGATCACCTGGGCAACGCCCCGCAAGCCCTCGGCCTGCGCCTGGAACAACTGGGCGGCGCCGAGAACGTCGGTCGCCTGGCCGGCCAGGTGCGCGGCCAGGCCGGCGTGCTCGCCGCTGCCGACACGCTGCTGGCGATGTCCTGGCTGGCCGCCGCGCTGCTCGTGCTGATCCCCCTGATGCCGCTGCGGGTCTATCCGCCGCGGCCCGTCATTCCTCATCAATGA